One window of Medicago truncatula cultivar Jemalong A17 chromosome 2, MtrunA17r5.0-ANR, whole genome shotgun sequence genomic DNA carries:
- the LOC11419346 gene encoding chalcone synthase 5: MMKVSEIRKAQRAEGPATILAIGTANPPNCVEQSTYPDFYFRVTNSEHKIKLKEKFQRICDKTMIKRRYMYLTEEILKENPNLCTYMAPSLDTRQDMVVVEAPRLGKEAAVKAIKEWGQPKSKITHLIFCTISGVDMPGADYQLTKLLGLRPCVKRYMMYQQGCFAGGTVLRLAKDLAENNKGSRVLVVCSEVTAITFCGPSDTHLDNLVGQALFGDGAAAVIVGSDPIQEIEKPLFELVWTAQTIAPNSEGAICGQLREFGLSFHLCKDVPDIVSKNIDKALFEAFQPLGISDYNSIFWIAHSGGPAILDKIEEKLALKPEKMSATRKMLSEYGNMSSACVLFILDEMRNKSAQDGLKTTGEGLEWGVLLSFGPGLTIETIVLHSVAI, translated from the exons ATGATGAAGGTGTCTGAAATTCGTAAGGCTCAAAGGGCAGAAGGCCCTGCAACTATCTTGGCCATTGGCACTGCAAATCCACCAAACTGTGTTGAACAAAGCACATATCCTGATTTCTACTTTAGAGTCACAAACAGCGAGCACAAGATCAAACTCAAAGAAAAATTTCAACGCATTt GTGATAAAACTATGATCAAGAGGAGATACATGTACCTAACCGAAGAGATTTTGAAAGAGAATCCTAACTTGTGCACTTATATGGCACCTTCTTTGGATACTAGGCAAGACATGGTGGTAGTAGAGGCACCAAGACTAGGAAAGGAGGCAGCCGTGAAGGCTATAAAAGAATGGGGCCAACCAAAGTCAAAGATCACACACTTAATATTTTGCACTATAAGTGGTGTAGATATGCCTGGTGCCGATTACCAACTCACAAAACTCTTAGGTCTTCGCCCATGTGTAAAAAGGTATATGATGTACCAACAAGGGTGTTTTGCAGGTGGCACGGTACTTCGCTTGGCCAAGGACTTGGCTGAGAACAACAAAGGTTCTCGTGTGTTGGTTGTTTGTTCTGAAGTTACCGCAATCACATTTTGTGGACCAAGCGATACTCACTTAGACAACCTTGTTGGACAAGCTCTATTTGGAGATGGAGCTGCTGCAGTCATTGTTGGCTCTGACCCAATACAGGAAATTGAGAAACCTCTATTTGAGTTAGTTTGGACAGCACAAACAATCGCTCCAAATAGTGAAGGAGCTATTTGTGGCCAACTTCGTGAATTTGGGCTATCATTTCATCTTTGTAAGGATGTTCCAGACATTGTCTCAAAGAATATTGATAAAGCATTGTTTGAGGCATTCCAACCATTAGGTATCTCTGATTACAACTCAATCTTTTGGATTGCTCACTCTGGTGGACCCGCAATTCTAGACAAAATTGAGGAAAAGTTAGCCTTGAAACCTGAAAAGATGAGTGCCACTAGAAAAATGCTTAGTGAATATGGTAACATGTCAAGTGCATGTGTATTATTCATCTTAGATGAGATGAGAAACAAATCGGCTCAAGATGGACTAAAGACCACAGGAGAAGGGCTTGAATGGGGTGTGTTGTTAAGCTTTGGGCCAGGACTTACCATTGAAACGATTGTTCTCCACAGTGTGGCTATATGA
- the LOC11413184 gene encoding uncharacterized protein isoform X2, with amino-acid sequence MNNIHLRVEMEQLQKKRKSCDEASTNLKTSRRRLCNNKNEEQNNNQNNDNKGSVSTTLKLYDDPWKIKKSLTESDLGILSRLLLAADLVKKQILPMLDVDDARAAETEEGSPVNVWDMETNSMHELVLKRWSSSKSYVLIVRNHVNRPIKASHEGSRI; translated from the exons atgaacAATATTCACCTTCGAGTTGAAATGGAGCAGTtacaaaaaaagagaaaatcttGTGATGAAGCCTCTACGAATTTGAAGACTTCCAGAAGAAGATTATGTAACAACAAAAATGAAGAGCAAAACAACAACCAAAACAACGACAACAAGGGATCAGTGTCCACGACATTGAAACTTTACGATGATCCTTGGAAGATCAAGAAGTCGCTAACTGAGAGCGATCTTGGAATCTTGAGCAGACTCTTGTTGGCTGCAGATTTGGTGAAGAAACAAATTTTACCTATGTTGGATGTTGACGACGCAAGAGCTGCAGAAACCGAGGAAGGTTCCCCGGTTAATGTTTGGGACATGGAAACAAATTCCATGCATGAACTCGTTCTAAAGCGATGGTCTTCATCCAAGAGCTATGTTCTTATTG tgagaaatcatgtaaatcgaCCAATCAAGGCATCACATGAAGGATCaagaatatga
- the LOC11413184 gene encoding B3 domain-containing protein At2g33720 isoform X1 produces MNNIHLRVEMEQLQKKRKSCDEASTNLKTSRRRLCNNKNEEQNNNQNNDNKGSVSTTLKLYDDPWKIKKSLTESDLGILSRLLLAADLVKKQILPMLDVDDARAAETEEGSPVNVWDMETNSMHELVLKRWSSSKSYVLIGKWNQDFVRRRELKKGDEIGFQWDPFNRAFNFCVLKRAIPP; encoded by the coding sequence atgaacAATATTCACCTTCGAGTTGAAATGGAGCAGTtacaaaaaaagagaaaatcttGTGATGAAGCCTCTACGAATTTGAAGACTTCCAGAAGAAGATTATGTAACAACAAAAATGAAGAGCAAAACAACAACCAAAACAACGACAACAAGGGATCAGTGTCCACGACATTGAAACTTTACGATGATCCTTGGAAGATCAAGAAGTCGCTAACTGAGAGCGATCTTGGAATCTTGAGCAGACTCTTGTTGGCTGCAGATTTGGTGAAGAAACAAATTTTACCTATGTTGGATGTTGACGACGCAAGAGCTGCAGAAACCGAGGAAGGTTCCCCGGTTAATGTTTGGGACATGGAAACAAATTCCATGCATGAACTCGTTCTAAAGCGATGGTCTTCATCCAAGAGCTATGTTCTTATTGGTAAGTGGAACCAGGATTTTGTTAGAAGAAGAGAGCTTAAGAAAGGAGATGAGATTGGATTTCAATGGGATCCTTTTAACCGCGCTTTCAATTTTTGTGTTCTTAAACGGGCTATACCGCCGTAA